The following proteins are co-located in the Ketogulonicigenium robustum genome:
- a CDS encoding cytochrome P450: protein MTPPKPSSRVGRVSIWRYLRLFRNDILSAQSDKLYQAWMAEMRTPFFHSFMVNDPALTKVVLKERPDDFPKSDRIAAGLIPLLGRDSVFLTNGAQWKQQRRIIDPAFEGGRLREIFPVIWESAAAAVARLGATPAGSVVEIDHHASHAAADVIFRTLFSIPIESDVAREVFEAFRDHQRSRPVMNLGAFINLPAWVPRFPSRKTGETARRIRRLISKMVDERQAQIAAGTAPDDLATKIMTTADPETGALFTPAEMVDQVAIFFLAGHETSASALAWALYLVALYPEWQDQAAREAQGMAAEFSALSKLRINRDIFRETLRLYPPVPMMVREATAPETFRDRAVPVGAQIVLSPWHLHRHTRFWQSPDDFDPARWSTPECRASARDAYMPFSEGPRVCVGAGFAMLEGTLILAMLLRDFRFEVVEGRDPVPVAYMTVRAKDGIWLRVTPRGPVNPPAQTTG from the coding sequence ATGACCCCGCCAAAACCCTCATCTCGCGTGGGTCGCGTCTCGATCTGGCGCTATCTGCGGTTGTTTCGTAACGATATTTTATCCGCGCAGAGCGATAAGCTCTACCAGGCGTGGATGGCTGAAATGCGCACGCCTTTCTTTCATTCGTTCATGGTGAATGATCCCGCCTTGACGAAAGTGGTATTGAAAGAACGCCCCGACGACTTCCCGAAGTCCGACCGTATTGCCGCAGGCCTCATTCCGCTTTTGGGGCGCGATTCCGTGTTCTTGACCAACGGCGCCCAATGGAAGCAGCAGCGACGGATTATTGACCCCGCGTTTGAAGGGGGCCGCCTGCGCGAGATTTTTCCCGTCATTTGGGAATCTGCCGCAGCCGCCGTGGCACGCCTTGGTGCGACCCCAGCAGGAAGTGTGGTCGAGATTGACCACCATGCCAGTCACGCCGCCGCCGACGTGATTTTTCGGACTTTGTTCTCGATCCCGATTGAGAGTGATGTCGCGCGCGAGGTGTTCGAGGCGTTTCGCGATCATCAGCGCAGCCGTCCTGTCATGAACCTTGGGGCGTTCATCAATTTGCCCGCGTGGGTGCCGCGCTTTCCCAGCCGTAAAACGGGCGAAACAGCGCGCCGCATTCGTCGGCTGATCAGTAAAATGGTGGACGAGCGGCAAGCCCAGATCGCGGCCGGCACGGCCCCCGACGATCTGGCGACAAAGATCATGACGACCGCCGACCCCGAAACAGGGGCGTTATTCACCCCTGCCGAGATGGTGGATCAGGTCGCGATTTTCTTTTTGGCGGGGCATGAGACAAGCGCGTCGGCTTTGGCCTGGGCGCTGTATTTGGTCGCCCTATATCCCGAATGGCAGGACCAAGCCGCGCGCGAGGCCCAGGGTATGGCAGCCGAATTTAGCGCGCTGTCAAAACTGCGCATCAACCGCGACATCTTCCGCGAGACGCTGCGTCTTTACCCGCCTGTGCCCATGATGGTCCGCGAGGCGACTGCACCAGAAACGTTCCGCGACAGGGCCGTGCCGGTCGGCGCGCAGATTGTGCTGTCGCCGTGGCACCTGCACCGCCACACGCGCTTTTGGCAGTCGCCCGACGATTTCGACCCCGCCCGCTGGTCAACGCCCGAGTGCAGAGCATCGGCGCGCGACGCTTATATGCCGTTTTCCGAAGGTCCGCGCGTATGCGTGGGTGCAGGCTTCGCCATGCTAGAAGGTACGCTGATCTTGGCAATGCTGCTACGGGACTTCCGGTTCGAGGTGGTAGAGGGCCGCGATCCGGTGCCCGTTGCCTATATGACCGTGCGCGCCAAGGATGGTATTTGGCTGCGCGTCACCCCACGCGGGCCTGTAAATCCGCCAGCACAAACAACCGGATAG
- the pgi gene encoding glucose-6-phosphate isomerase has product MIDFKQLQDRAAVAKPIVAQFDDAARAADFSLTHDGLLFDYSKTTIDRPSRDILLGLLDTASVAQKREAMFTGQPINETEGRAVLHTALRNMDAGPIIVDGEDVMSGIRETLARMEAFAASVRDGSFTGAGGSITDVINIGIGGSDLGPVMAVRALSPYHDGPRCHFVSNIDPGDVAEVLKRCDPTRTLVIVSSKTFTTIETITNAETVRDWMAASVADPAAQFAAISSDLDKTAAFGIPADRVFGFGSYVGGRYSVWGPIGLSVMLAVGPAHFRAFLAGGAAMDSHFRSAPWDQNLPALLALVGLWHSHACGYATRAVLPYDNRLGRLPAYLQQLEMESNGKGVGMDGIALPYHSGAVVWGEPGTNGQHAFYQLIHQGTRVIPCEFMIAARAHEPDLQHQQELLIANCLAQSKALMQGRDLDAARKIAATKGFTGPELDRQAAHRVFQGNRPSVTLAYEMLTPYVLGQIVALYEHRVFVEGAILGINSFDQWGVELGKELATQLQPVVDGTATAAGQDASTQALVGFLRSAGA; this is encoded by the coding sequence ATGATTGATTTCAAACAACTGCAAGACCGTGCAGCGGTAGCTAAACCGATTGTTGCGCAGTTTGATGACGCGGCGCGTGCGGCCGATTTCAGCCTGACGCACGACGGGCTGCTGTTCGATTATTCCAAGACAACGATTGACCGCCCCAGCCGCGACATTTTGCTGGGCCTGTTGGATACGGCGAGTGTCGCGCAAAAGCGCGAGGCGATGTTCACGGGCCAACCCATCAACGAGACCGAGGGCCGCGCGGTGCTGCACACCGCCCTGCGCAATATGGATGCCGGGCCTATTATCGTCGACGGCGAAGATGTGATGTCGGGGATCCGCGAAACACTGGCGCGGATGGAGGCTTTTGCCGCATCTGTGCGCGACGGCAGCTTTACCGGCGCGGGTGGGTCGATCACCGACGTGATCAACATCGGGATCGGCGGGTCGGATTTGGGGCCCGTGATGGCCGTGCGGGCGCTGTCGCCCTATCACGATGGGCCGCGGTGCCACTTTGTCAGTAACATCGACCCCGGTGACGTAGCCGAGGTGCTGAAGCGTTGCGACCCCACGCGGACGCTGGTGATTGTGTCATCCAAAACCTTTACCACCATCGAAACCATCACGAATGCCGAAACCGTGCGTGACTGGATGGCGGCGTCTGTTGCGGATCCTGCGGCGCAGTTTGCGGCGATCTCGTCCGATTTGGACAAGACGGCTGCTTTCGGCATCCCCGCGGACCGCGTATTCGGGTTTGGCAGCTACGTGGGCGGACGGTATTCCGTCTGGGGGCCGATCGGCCTGTCGGTGATGTTGGCCGTGGGACCGGCCCATTTCCGGGCGTTTTTGGCCGGCGGCGCTGCGATGGACAGCCACTTCCGCAGCGCGCCGTGGGACCAGAACCTGCCTGCACTGCTGGCGCTGGTCGGGCTATGGCATAGTCACGCTTGCGGCTATGCAACCCGGGCCGTGCTGCCATACGACAACCGCCTTGGCCGGCTGCCGGCGTATCTCCAGCAGCTCGAGATGGAAAGCAACGGCAAGGGCGTCGGGATGGACGGTATCGCGTTGCCATACCACAGCGGCGCAGTTGTCTGGGGCGAACCTGGGACCAACGGCCAGCACGCCTTCTACCAGCTGATCCATCAGGGTACGCGCGTTATCCCGTGCGAATTCATGATCGCCGCGCGCGCGCATGAACCCGACCTGCAGCATCAGCAAGAGCTGCTGATCGCAAACTGTCTGGCCCAATCCAAAGCGCTGATGCAGGGCCGCGATCTGGATGCGGCGCGTAAAATTGCCGCGACCAAGGGCTTCACCGGCCCCGAATTGGACCGTCAGGCTGCCCATCGTGTGTTTCAAGGTAACCGCCCGTCGGTGACCTTGGCGTACGAGATGCTGACCCCCTATGTCTTGGGGCAGATTGTGGCGCTGTACGAGCATCGCGTGTTTGTCGAAGGCGCGATTCTGGGCATCAATTCGTTCGACCAATGGGGCGTCGAGCTGGGGAAAGAGCTGGCCACACAGCTGCAACCCGTTGTGGACGGCACCGCGACGGCGGCGGGGCAGGACGCCTCGACGCAGGCGCTAGTCGGCTTTTTGCGCAGCGCGGGCGCGTAG
- the pgl gene encoding 6-phosphogluconolactonase: MEFIEYPDSDIMMITLANQIAGELRLALAGGARASLAVPGGTTPGPVFDSLCAADLDWGRVDVMLTDERWVPEGNPRSNTRLIKSRLLTSRAHEANYIPLHAETPEPEDSLAALSEGIAPCLPLTVCLLGMGEDMHTASIFPGADRLTDALNGPDVLLPMRAPGAPEVRMTLTAPVLNGALNRHILIIGPAKREAFERARTLSPESAPVAAVLRGATIHWAES; the protein is encoded by the coding sequence ATGGAATTCATCGAATATCCCGATTCCGACATTATGATGATCACGCTGGCGAACCAAATCGCCGGCGAGCTGCGCTTGGCGCTGGCGGGCGGCGCGCGGGCGAGTTTGGCCGTGCCGGGTGGTACAACGCCCGGCCCGGTTTTCGACAGCCTCTGCGCGGCTGACTTGGATTGGGGACGTGTCGACGTCATGTTGACCGACGAGCGTTGGGTGCCCGAAGGCAACCCGCGGTCGAACACGCGCCTGATCAAGTCGCGCCTGCTGACAAGCCGCGCGCACGAGGCGAACTACATCCCCCTCCATGCTGAAACGCCCGAGCCCGAGGACTCGCTGGCTGCCCTATCCGAGGGGATCGCGCCGTGTTTGCCACTGACCGTTTGCCTGTTGGGAATGGGCGAGGATATGCACACAGCCTCGATCTTTCCGGGGGCTGATCGCCTGACCGACGCGCTGAACGGACCTGACGTACTGTTGCCAATGCGCGCCCCCGGCGCGCCCGAGGTGCGGATGACGCTGACGGCGCCCGTGCTCAATGGCGCGCTGAACCGCCATATTCTGATTATTGGTCCCGCAAAACGCGAGGCATTCGAGCGGGCACGCACGTTGTCGCCCGAAAGCGCACCCGTTGCGGCAGTGCTGCGCGGCGCAACCATTCACTGGGCAGAATCATGA
- the zwf gene encoding glucose-6-phosphate dehydrogenase, translating to MVSRVIPVAPFDLIVFGGTGDLARRKIIPALFRRYLAGQFEDGTRLIGAARAGLSPVEYRLFAKEALKEFSAEYDENSEGLEDFLNLLDYVPIDATGDDGWEELKTKTSTDRVQAFYFSVAPSLFGALAERLNSYEIAGSQARVVVEKPFGRDQETARALNATLAEHFDETQIYRIDHYLGKETVQNLMVLRFGNMMFEPLWNNHYIDHIQITVAETVGVGGRGAYYDKSGAMRDMVQNHLMQLLCLIAMEPPAIYDADALRDEKLKVIRALQPVAPHHIVRGQYEATDTAPGYREDAGNLRSFTESFVAMRCEIANWRWAGVPFYLRTGKKLRARTSEISIIFKALGHSIFEGDTTPHRNILSIRLQPNEGIDMTVTVKEPGPGGMRLIDVPLDLTFAEALREADAPEAYERLIMDVIRGNQTLFMRGDEVEAAWGWTDPIIEGWEARHDVPKQYVPGSSGPEDALMLLHRDGRRWRDIKA from the coding sequence ATGGTATCTCGTGTCATCCCGGTCGCCCCTTTCGATCTGATCGTATTTGGCGGCACTGGCGATCTGGCCCGCCGCAAGATCATTCCCGCCCTGTTCCGTCGGTATCTGGCCGGCCAGTTCGAGGATGGAACGCGCTTGATCGGCGCTGCGCGCGCAGGCCTCTCGCCGGTGGAGTATCGGCTATTTGCGAAAGAAGCGTTGAAAGAGTTTTCTGCAGAATATGACGAAAATTCAGAGGGGTTAGAGGATTTTCTTAATCTTCTGGATTATGTCCCGATTGACGCCACTGGCGACGATGGTTGGGAAGAACTGAAGACCAAAACCAGCACCGACCGCGTGCAAGCTTTTTACTTTTCGGTTGCGCCTAGCCTGTTCGGCGCCTTGGCCGAGCGGCTTAACTCCTACGAGATCGCGGGCTCGCAGGCGCGGGTGGTGGTTGAAAAGCCCTTTGGCCGTGATCAGGAAACCGCGCGCGCACTGAATGCGACGCTGGCCGAGCATTTTGACGAGACTCAGATCTACCGGATCGACCATTACCTTGGCAAAGAGACGGTGCAGAACCTGATGGTCTTGCGGTTCGGCAACATGATGTTCGAGCCGCTGTGGAACAACCACTACATTGACCACATTCAGATCACCGTGGCCGAAACCGTTGGCGTTGGCGGGCGCGGGGCCTATTACGACAAATCCGGTGCGATGCGCGACATGGTGCAGAACCACTTGATGCAGCTGCTGTGCCTGATCGCGATGGAGCCGCCTGCGATCTACGATGCCGATGCGCTGCGCGATGAGAAGCTGAAAGTCATCCGCGCGCTGCAGCCCGTCGCGCCGCACCACATCGTACGCGGTCAGTATGAAGCGACCGACACGGCCCCCGGCTACCGCGAAGACGCGGGCAACCTGCGGTCGTTTACCGAAAGCTTCGTCGCTATGCGCTGCGAGATTGCGAACTGGCGGTGGGCTGGCGTCCCGTTCTATCTGCGCACTGGTAAGAAATTGCGGGCCCGCACGTCGGAAATCTCGATCATTTTCAAAGCTCTCGGCCACTCGATCTTCGAGGGTGACACGACCCCGCATCGCAACATCCTCTCGATCCGGCTGCAGCCGAACGAGGGGATTGATATGACGGTGACAGTCAAAGAACCCGGTCCGGGCGGTATGCGCCTGATCGATGTGCCGCTGGACCTGACCTTCGCCGAGGCGCTGCGCGAGGCTGACGCGCCCGAGGCATACGAGCGCCTGATCATGGACGTGATTCGCGGCAACCAAACCCTGTTCATGCGCGGCGACGAGGTCGAGGCAGCCTGGGGCTGGACCGACCCGATCATCGAAGGGTGGGAAGCGCGCCATGACGTGCCGAAGCAATATGTCCCGGGCTCGTCCGGCCCCGAAGATGCGTTGATGCTGCTGCATCGCGACGGGCGCCGCTGGCGCGATATCAAGGCGTAA
- a CDS encoding HNH endonuclease, which produces MQDLSHHKDFRTAFVREEADLKRHPALVLNADYRPLSYYPLSLWPWQEAVKAVVMDRISIVAEYDATIHSPRRTIRIPSVVVLKDYVKPRKRVAFTRFNLFLRDGFCCQYCGSTSDLTFDHVVPRMRGGKTSWTNVVAACQPCNLHKGSRSLRQAGMQLMRPAREPTASDLQSVGRRFKPRALHVTWQDYLYWDSELEA; this is translated from the coding sequence ATGCAGGATCTGTCACATCACAAGGATTTTCGCACGGCCTTCGTGCGGGAAGAGGCTGACCTGAAGCGGCATCCGGCGCTGGTGCTGAACGCGGATTACCGCCCGCTATCCTATTATCCGCTATCACTCTGGCCATGGCAGGAGGCTGTAAAGGCCGTGGTGATGGATCGAATATCCATCGTGGCCGAGTATGACGCCACGATACACAGTCCGCGAAGAACGATCAGGATACCGTCGGTCGTCGTGCTGAAAGATTACGTCAAACCTAGAAAGCGCGTGGCCTTCACGCGCTTTAATCTTTTTCTGCGCGATGGGTTTTGTTGCCAGTACTGCGGTTCGACCAGTGATCTGACGTTTGACCATGTGGTGCCCCGTATGCGCGGGGGCAAAACCAGTTGGACAAACGTTGTCGCAGCGTGCCAGCCGTGCAACCTGCACAAGGGATCGCGCAGCTTGCGACAGGCCGGTATGCAACTGATGCGCCCCGCGCGCGAGCCGACTGCATCCGATCTGCAATCGGTCGGTCGGCGGTTCAAGCCGCGCGCTTTGCATGTCACTTGGCAGGATTATTTGTACTGGGACAGCGAGTTAGAGGCGTGA
- a CDS encoding alpha/beta hydrolase, translating into MTRALNALREEPVSGETRSAVVFLHGYGTNGEDLLSLASLIGEHMPDTLFIAPDAPERCAGRPGGFQWFPIPWVDGASQEEVEESVTRSLDDLQAFLDGIMVDEDLLPEQVILFGFSQGAMMSLLAAPRREDAVAGVVAIAGRMLRPAALADEAQVFPATLLIHGDQDTTVPPENLPSAVQTMQDAGFKEIFAHIQKGAGHTIAQDGLQVALAFMRDRLGYS; encoded by the coding sequence ATGACCCGTGCCCTCAACGCCCTACGAGAAGAACCCGTCAGCGGCGAGACGCGATCCGCCGTCGTGTTCCTGCATGGCTACGGTACCAATGGCGAGGATCTGCTCTCGCTCGCCTCGCTGATTGGCGAGCATATGCCCGATACGCTGTTCATCGCGCCCGATGCGCCCGAACGCTGCGCGGGGCGGCCGGGCGGCTTTCAGTGGTTCCCGATCCCTTGGGTCGATGGTGCCAGCCAAGAGGAGGTGGAGGAATCCGTCACCCGTTCGCTGGATGATCTGCAAGCGTTTCTGGATGGCATCATGGTGGACGAAGATCTGCTGCCCGAGCAGGTCATTTTGTTCGGCTTCTCGCAGGGTGCGATGATGTCGTTACTGGCGGCCCCGCGCCGCGAGGATGCTGTGGCTGGCGTGGTTGCTATCGCTGGCCGCATGCTGCGCCCGGCGGCACTGGCCGATGAGGCGCAAGTATTCCCAGCCACGTTGCTTATTCACGGTGATCAGGACACGACCGTTCCCCCCGAAAACCTGCCGAGCGCCGTCCAGACCATGCAAGACGCCGGTTTCAAAGAGATTTTCGCCCATATCCAGAAAGGGGCAGGCCATACCATCGCGCAGGACGGTCTGCAGGTTGCACTGGCCTTCATGCGCGATCGCTTGGGGTATAGCTGA
- a CDS encoding DNA-3-methyladenine glycosylase family protein has translation MAEQVLDLDLLQRGSDWLSNAEPRFAHALSIIGPLELRRDAQGFPRLLSAIVSQQVSTASARAIWARVEGAGLHLPAAILGATDDEMRAVGLSRPKVKYARALAASGIDFDRLPLLADGEVIDQLVMVPGIGRWTAEIYAMFSLGRVDVMPAGDLALQEAARDLFTLEARPSERALRQLAEAWQPWRSVAATLLWRWYREVKGRAGV, from the coding sequence ATGGCGGAACAGGTTCTTGATCTAGATTTATTGCAACGCGGCAGCGATTGGCTGTCCAATGCCGAGCCGCGCTTTGCTCATGCCCTGTCGATCATCGGCCCGCTGGAATTGCGGCGCGATGCGCAGGGGTTCCCTCGTCTTTTATCCGCCATCGTTAGTCAGCAGGTGTCCACAGCATCGGCCCGCGCGATTTGGGCCCGTGTCGAGGGGGCAGGGCTACATCTGCCTGCCGCCATTCTGGGGGCGACCGACGATGAAATGCGGGCGGTCGGGCTTAGCCGCCCGAAAGTAAAATACGCCCGTGCACTGGCCGCCAGCGGGATCGATTTTGACCGCCTGCCGCTACTGGCGGATGGGGAAGTCATCGACCAGCTGGTTATGGTACCGGGTATCGGACGCTGGACGGCCGAAATTTATGCGATGTTTTCGCTGGGGCGTGTCGATGTGATGCCAGCAGGCGATCTGGCTTTGCAAGAGGCCGCGCGTGACCTGTTCACCCTCGAGGCGCGCCCGAGTGAACGTGCGCTGCGCCAGCTCGCCGAGGCGTGGCAGCCCTGGCGATCCGTTGCCGCGACGTTGTTATGGCGTTGGTATCGCGAGGTGAAGGGGCGGGCGGGCGTCTAA
- the efp gene encoding elongation factor P encodes MKVIASSVRKGNVLEIDGKLYAVLTAQNFHPGKGTPVTQVDMRRISDGVKVSERWKTTESLERAHVEDVEYDFLYEDGEGFHFMEPNSYEQITVDGDVIGDQKAFLKDGLRVFLKIYQDTAVAIELPQRVTVEITETEPVVKGQTASSSYKPAMTDIGIRVMVPPHISAGTRIIILTEDNSYVERAKD; translated from the coding sequence GTGAAAGTCATCGCCTCTAGCGTCCGCAAGGGCAACGTTCTGGAAATCGACGGCAAGCTGTATGCCGTGCTGACCGCGCAAAACTTCCACCCCGGCAAGGGCACGCCTGTGACCCAAGTCGACATGCGCCGCATCTCGGATGGTGTAAAGGTGTCCGAGCGTTGGAAAACCACCGAGTCGCTTGAACGCGCCCACGTTGAGGATGTGGAATACGACTTCCTCTATGAAGACGGCGAAGGCTTCCACTTTATGGAGCCGAACAGCTATGAGCAGATCACCGTTGATGGTGATGTGATCGGCGACCAAAAGGCGTTCCTGAAAGACGGCCTGCGTGTGTTCTTGAAAATCTACCAAGACACCGCCGTTGCCATCGAGTTGCCGCAGCGTGTGACCGTTGAAATCACCGAGACGGAGCCGGTCGTGAAAGGCCAAACCGCGTCGTCGTCCTACAAGCCCGCGATGACCGACATCGGCATCCGCGTGATGGTGCCGCCGCATATTTCGGCCGGCACGCGCATCATCATTTTGACGGAAGATAATTCTTACGTCGAACGCGCCAAGGACTGA
- the epmA gene encoding EF-P lysine aminoacylase EpmA, whose translation MTNPSDQWWSPHRHSERRGLLLARNRIQRALRDWLDAQGMTEVDPVGLQVTPSNEAHLHGFATTAIGNDGAPRQMYLHTSPEFAMKKLLAAGETAIYTFAHVWRNRERGRLHSPEFTMLEWYRTGADYSVLMDDTAALVRTAATITGAAQLHFNGISCDPFAPFERLSVAEAFLRYADIDLLATIAADGTTDAAALATALARTGIASSADDTWSDMLSRVLVARVEPHLGHERITVLDRYPAAEAALARRVPGDARVAERFEVYACGVELANGFGELTDAAEQRRRFEIEMDEKERIYAERYPIDEALLAALPLMPPTAGIALGFDRLVMLATGAPRIDDVIWAPVE comes from the coding sequence ATGACGAATCCATCCGATCAATGGTGGTCGCCCCACCGCCACAGCGAACGGCGCGGTCTGCTGCTGGCGCGAAACCGCATCCAGCGCGCCCTGCGCGACTGGCTGGACGCCCAAGGGATGACCGAGGTTGACCCGGTCGGCCTGCAGGTCACGCCGTCGAACGAGGCGCACCTGCACGGGTTTGCCACAACTGCTATTGGCAATGACGGCGCACCGCGGCAGATGTATCTGCATACATCGCCAGAATTCGCGATGAAAAAGCTGTTGGCGGCGGGTGAGACCGCGATCTACACCTTTGCCCACGTCTGGCGGAACCGCGAACGTGGCCGCCTGCACAGCCCCGAATTCACCATGCTGGAATGGTATCGCACAGGCGCGGATTACAGCGTGTTGATGGATGATACCGCCGCGCTGGTCCGCACTGCCGCGACCATCACTGGAGCGGCCCAACTGCATTTCAACGGCATATCCTGCGACCCCTTCGCGCCGTTTGAGCGGTTGTCGGTGGCCGAGGCATTTCTGCGCTACGCGGACATCGACCTGCTGGCGACAATCGCCGCCGACGGCACGACCGACGCTGCGGCCCTCGCAACCGCCTTGGCGCGCACGGGTATTGCGAGCAGCGCCGACGACACGTGGTCCGACATGCTGTCGCGCGTTTTAGTGGCACGGGTCGAGCCGCATCTGGGCCACGAACGCATTACCGTCCTTGACCGCTACCCCGCCGCCGAAGCTGCCCTTGCCCGCCGCGTGCCCGGCGATGCGCGCGTGGCCGAGCGGTTCGAGGTTTACGCCTGCGGGGTCGAGCTGGCGAACGGCTTTGGCGAATTGACCGATGCCGCCGAACAGCGCCGCCGGTTCGAGATCGAAATGGACGAGAAAGAACGCATCTACGCCGAACGCTACCCGATTGACGAGGCATTGCTGGCCGCCCTGCCCCTGATGCCGCCAACCGCCGGTATCGCGCTGGGGTTCGACCGTCTGGTCATGCTGGCCACCGGCGCGCCGCGCATCGACGATGTGATCTGGGCCCCTGTCGAATAA
- the ndk gene encoding nucleoside-diphosphate kinase, whose amino-acid sequence MAIQRTFSIIKPDATRRNLTGKINAKFEEAGLRIVAQKRIHLTKAQAGQFYIVHAERPFYDELCEFMASGPIIAQVLEGENAVVRNREIMGATNPKDAAAGTIRAEFAESVGENSVHGSDAPEAAAEEIAFFFAGLEIVG is encoded by the coding sequence ATGGCGATCCAACGCACTTTCTCGATCATCAAACCCGATGCTACCCGCCGCAACCTGACCGGCAAAATCAACGCCAAGTTCGAAGAAGCTGGCCTGCGCATCGTCGCACAAAAGCGCATTCACCTGACCAAGGCACAAGCTGGCCAGTTCTACATCGTCCACGCCGAGCGTCCCTTCTATGACGAGCTGTGCGAATTCATGGCTTCGGGCCCGATCATCGCCCAAGTTCTGGAAGGCGAAAACGCTGTTGTGCGTAACCGCGAAATCATGGGCGCGACCAACCCCAAGGACGCAGCTGCCGGTACCATCCGCGCAGAATTTGCTGAATCGGTTGGCGAGAACTCGGTCCACGGTTCGGACGCCCCCGAAGCTGCTGCCGAAGAAATCGCTTTCTTCTTCGCAGGCCTCGAAATCGTCGGCTAA